One region of Mucilaginibacter gotjawali genomic DNA includes:
- a CDS encoding glycoside hydrolase family 88/105 protein, which translates to MKRVGDWQLQYWQTKGFTHKKTDWTNAALYTGLFDLSKASGDERYDNKLIEIGNEVNWNTGNNRLMADDYCVGQTYSLLYMKYKRPEMIAPFQHLGDSIVSLPFTESLEWKNNIQDREWAWCDALFMGPTALAYLSSATGDRKYLDKATTLWWKTTAYLYDPQAHLYSRDGSYLDKKEKNGEKVFWSRGNGWVLAGLARLLENMPANYTGREKFVSLFKDMAAKIASLQQPDGSWHASLLDPASYPIKECSGTGFYCYAILWGMNHGLLNKQQYLPVAKRAWLAMVTAVKPNGMLGYVQPIGGSPDKVTEDSNEVYGTGAFLLAGAQLYQYLDEH; encoded by the coding sequence ATGAAACGGGTTGGCGACTGGCAATTACAATACTGGCAAACCAAAGGTTTCACGCACAAAAAAACCGATTGGACAAATGCTGCTTTGTATACCGGCCTTTTTGATTTGAGTAAGGCAAGCGGCGATGAAAGGTACGATAATAAACTGATAGAAATTGGTAATGAGGTGAACTGGAACACAGGAAACAACCGCCTGATGGCTGATGATTATTGCGTTGGGCAAACCTATTCGCTGTTGTATATGAAATACAAACGGCCCGAAATGATCGCCCCTTTTCAACATTTGGGGGATAGTATTGTTAGCCTCCCCTTTACTGAGTCACTGGAGTGGAAGAATAACATCCAGGATCGCGAATGGGCCTGGTGCGATGCCTTGTTTATGGGGCCAACGGCATTGGCTTATTTATCATCTGCCACCGGCGACCGGAAGTACCTGGATAAAGCTACCACCCTCTGGTGGAAAACCACCGCCTATTTGTACGACCCGCAGGCGCATCTTTACTCGAGGGATGGCAGTTACCTGGACAAGAAAGAAAAGAATGGTGAAAAAGTATTTTGGTCGAGGGGAAATGGATGGGTTTTGGCAGGGCTGGCAAGGTTGCTTGAAAATATGCCTGCCAATTACACCGGGAGGGAAAAATTTGTTAGCCTGTTTAAAGATATGGCGGCAAAGATCGCTTCCTTACAGCAGCCCGATGGAAGCTGGCACGCCTCATTGTTAGACCCGGCGAGCTATCCTATTAAAGAATGCAGCGGAACCGGCTTTTATTGTTATGCTATTTTGTGGGGAATGAACCACGGGCTATTAAATAAACAGCAATATTTGCCGGTAGCCAAAAGGGCCTGGCTGGCAATGGTCACCGCCGTTAAACCCAACGGAATGTTAGGCTATGTACAACCCATAGGAGGCAGCCCTGATAAAGTGACAGAAGATAGTAACGAGGTTTATGGTACCGGCGCCTTTTTACTTGCAGGCGCTCAACTATACCAATACCTGGATGAGCATTAA
- a CDS encoding RidA family protein, with amino-acid sequence MDPQVFNTPNAPRPNAFVPQAVIAGNLIFVSGTVGTDLSTGKLVAGGYEEQVVQSFKNVKTILEDAGSSLDKVVKITVFMVSGQDPYFSVINKVYSTFFPKVTPARSAPQVMPFPGGILFSVECIAIIG; translated from the coding sequence ATGGATCCACAGGTTTTTAACACCCCCAACGCACCGCGCCCCAATGCTTTTGTTCCGCAGGCAGTAATAGCGGGCAACCTCATCTTTGTTTCAGGCACGGTCGGCACTGATCTTTCTACCGGAAAGTTGGTTGCCGGTGGTTACGAAGAGCAGGTTGTACAATCTTTCAAAAATGTGAAGACTATATTGGAAGATGCCGGGAGTTCGCTGGATAAAGTGGTAAAGATAACCGTGTTCATGGTATCCGGTCAGGATCCCTATTTTTCGGTCATCAATAAAGTTTACAGTACATTTTTTCCAAAGGTAACACCTGCGCGAAGCGCCCCGCAGGTGATGCCTTTTCCTGGCGGTATTCTTTTTTCGGTAGAATGCATCGCAATTATTGGATAA
- a CDS encoding DUF1761 domain-containing protein → MQVHVNFLAVAAAAVACYIIAAIWYGAIFSKVWVRLTGITDMKPEPLNIVLVLIGSFVMAYVLDHSLVFGNAYLKTSGIQGGLMGAFFLWLGFVATVTLCTKLYEKKPWGLWLLDNAFWLIAMMVMSVILSVWP, encoded by the coding sequence ATGCAAGTTCATGTAAATTTCCTGGCTGTCGCAGCGGCGGCAGTTGCCTGTTACATTATCGCCGCTATTTGGTATGGCGCTATTTTTAGCAAAGTTTGGGTGCGCCTTACCGGCATCACCGATATGAAGCCCGAACCTTTAAATATTGTGCTGGTGCTCATCGGCTCATTTGTAATGGCCTATGTTCTGGATCATTCCCTTGTTTTCGGCAATGCCTATTTAAAAACAAGCGGTATACAAGGGGGACTAATGGGCGCATTTTTCCTTTGGCTGGGCTTTGTTGCCACGGTAACCTTGTGTACTAAATTGTATGAGAAAAAACCATGGGGGCTTTGGCTGCTGGATAATGCTTTTTGGCTGATCGCCATGATGGTGATGAGCGTTATCTTATCAGTGTGGCCGTAA
- a CDS encoding methyltransferase RsmF C-terminal domain-like protein: MFRKDPAAMNEWSEANVNLCHQRQERILADVYPALKEDGYLIYSTCSYSHQENEEILDWLCDTFNMESLPIPMVRQTHHDKEWGIVETRSEKHQAFGYRFYPGQAKGEGLFAACLKKKEQADDAPSFKAKGHQKLALQEIEIVKRYLIEPENYYYNKINDDWLAINRIHKESLDTLQRYLYIKKSGVRIGKLMGKDLVPDHELALSIHTNKDAFLQTELTYEQAIQYLRRENIDINPTDKGWSLMCFEGEPLGWAKLLPNRINNYYPKEIRILASPPTP; the protein is encoded by the coding sequence ATGTTCCGTAAGGACCCGGCAGCCATGAACGAATGGAGCGAAGCCAATGTAAACCTTTGCCACCAGCGGCAGGAACGGATACTGGCCGATGTTTATCCCGCCTTAAAAGAAGACGGATACCTTATATATAGTACCTGCTCCTATTCGCACCAGGAAAATGAGGAAATCCTTGATTGGCTCTGTGACACCTTTAATATGGAAAGCTTACCTATACCTATGGTTCGGCAAACTCACCATGACAAGGAGTGGGGTATTGTTGAAACCCGGTCGGAAAAGCATCAAGCCTTTGGCTATCGTTTTTACCCGGGGCAGGCAAAAGGTGAAGGCTTATTTGCAGCTTGCCTGAAAAAGAAAGAGCAGGCTGATGATGCACCGTCCTTCAAAGCAAAAGGGCATCAAAAATTAGCCTTACAGGAGATCGAAATAGTGAAACGCTATTTAATTGAACCTGAAAACTATTATTATAATAAAATTAATGACGACTGGCTGGCGATCAACAGGATTCATAAAGAAAGCCTGGACACCTTGCAGCGGTATCTCTATATTAAAAAATCAGGTGTCAGGATAGGTAAGCTGATGGGTAAAGACCTGGTACCCGATCATGAACTGGCGCTGAGTATCCATACTAACAAGGATGCTTTTTTGCAAACGGAGCTTACCTATGAGCAAGCCATACAATATTTAAGGCGGGAGAATATCGATATCAACCCAACGGATAAAGGCTGGAGCCTGATGTGCTTTGAAGGCGAACCGCTGGGATGGGCAAAGCTGCTGCCAAACAGGATCAATAATTATTATCCAAAAGAGATCAGGATACTCGCTAGCCCCCCGACCCCCTAA
- a CDS encoding sulfite exporter TauE/SafE family protein encodes MAHILLLIGNIFPPSHAVSTDLFLLAAGLFAGMINAVAGGGTFISMPVLIYAGLPSVQANASSTVALFPGALASVYAYRKDFKSFEKISLKALIIISLTGGCIGAFLLILTPSKNFDKIIPWLILFGSLTFIFGKQAGRLLQSRFTISRSSLIIAQFILGIYGGYFGGGAGIMMMAVWSVFGLTDIKLINVNKTLLVGAANSIAVIIFIISGKIWWTQTCIMLVATTIGGYAGAYYARRLNQQVLRGVIVFLIILITAFFFYRAYK; translated from the coding sequence ATGGCGCATATTCTACTGCTTATTGGTAATATATTTCCCCCGTCGCACGCTGTATCTACTGACCTGTTTTTGCTGGCTGCAGGCTTGTTTGCCGGAATGATCAACGCTGTGGCCGGCGGCGGCACTTTTATCAGTATGCCGGTATTAATTTATGCAGGTTTACCCTCGGTTCAGGCAAATGCATCCAGCACGGTTGCGTTATTCCCCGGTGCGCTTGCAAGCGTCTATGCTTATCGTAAAGATTTTAAAAGTTTTGAAAAGATCTCGCTAAAAGCACTCATCATTATTTCGCTAACGGGTGGCTGTATCGGCGCGTTCCTGCTGATTCTGACACCGTCTAAGAATTTTGATAAGATCATCCCCTGGCTGATATTATTCGGCTCGCTGACATTTATTTTTGGAAAACAGGCAGGCCGGCTGCTGCAAAGCCGGTTTACGATCAGCCGGAGTTCCCTGATTATTGCACAATTTATTTTAGGGATTTACGGTGGGTATTTTGGCGGCGGAGCGGGCATTATGATGATGGCCGTATGGAGTGTTTTCGGATTAACCGATATCAAGCTCATCAACGTCAACAAAACGCTATTGGTGGGAGCAGCCAATTCCATCGCTGTTATTATTTTCATCATCTCGGGCAAGATCTGGTGGACCCAAACCTGTATTATGCTGGTAGCTACTACCATAGGTGGTTATGCCGGCGCTTACTATGCGCGCAGGTTAAATCAGCAAGTACTGCGCGGGGTTATTGTTTTCCTGATCATTCTGATCACTGCATTTTTCTTTTACCGCGCCTATAAATAG
- a CDS encoding HAD-IB family phosphatase produces MDQYFIIDFDSTFTQVEALDELARISLKNHPDRENIYKKIEDLTNASMEGKLSFTQSLENRVKLLEANRDHLKQLVTHLKKKVSTSFSRNTVFFKNHADEVLIVSGGFKEFITPVVTEYFIKKENIYANTFVFDEEGNIIGYDRSNPLSQEGGKVKLLKELNLQGEIFGIGDGYSDFQLKESGMIKKFFAFTENIERKSVAEKADHITPSFDEFLYINKLPRAISYPKNRIKCLVIGNVEEEALSLMRKEGYNIREKDSIEEKYLQEAGILFCDEENQPTPEQLQNAGRLKVIGIFGKINGRKLMEAACENGIIIFDDPKNNPRNEDFIPRRVIAFMNEGKTHTSCNFPDLQPPRNNNAHRLIHIHKNVPGILAKINDVFARHNINIVGEFLVTNPQIGYVITDVNTGYDPEVLNELKAIEHTIKFRLLY; encoded by the coding sequence ATGGATCAATACTTTATCATAGATTTCGACAGTACATTTACGCAGGTTGAGGCTTTAGACGAGCTGGCCCGGATCTCCCTAAAAAATCACCCCGACAGGGAAAATATCTACAAAAAGATAGAGGACCTTACCAATGCCTCCATGGAGGGTAAATTATCTTTTACCCAAAGCCTGGAGAACAGGGTTAAACTTTTAGAGGCCAACCGCGACCATTTAAAACAATTGGTTACTCATTTAAAAAAGAAAGTATCGACCTCATTTTCGCGCAATACGGTGTTTTTCAAAAACCATGCTGACGAGGTGCTGATCGTATCAGGTGGGTTTAAGGAATTTATTACCCCCGTAGTAACAGAGTATTTTATTAAGAAAGAGAATATATACGCCAATACCTTTGTATTTGATGAGGAAGGCAATATTATAGGGTATGACCGCAGCAACCCGCTTTCGCAGGAAGGTGGCAAGGTTAAATTATTGAAAGAGCTTAACTTACAGGGTGAAATATTTGGCATTGGCGATGGCTATTCGGATTTCCAGCTGAAGGAATCGGGAATGATTAAAAAATTCTTTGCTTTTACTGAAAATATCGAGCGCAAATCAGTAGCCGAAAAGGCCGACCACATTACGCCCAGCTTTGACGAGTTTTTGTACATCAATAAACTTCCCAGGGCTATATCGTACCCTAAAAACCGGATCAAGTGCCTGGTAATTGGTAATGTGGAAGAGGAAGCGCTTTCGCTGATGCGGAAAGAAGGCTATAATATCCGCGAAAAGGATAGTATTGAGGAGAAATACCTGCAGGAAGCCGGTATTTTATTTTGCGACGAAGAAAACCAGCCCACGCCTGAACAACTGCAAAATGCAGGCAGGTTAAAAGTGATAGGCATTTTCGGCAAAATAAACGGCCGCAAATTGATGGAAGCGGCCTGCGAAAATGGCATCATTATTTTTGATGACCCCAAAAACAATCCGCGTAATGAAGATTTTATCCCCCGAAGGGTAATTGCTTTTATGAACGAGGGCAAAACCCATACCAGCTGCAATTTCCCCGACCTGCAGCCGCCACGGAACAACAACGCGCACAGGCTCATCCACATCCATAAAAACGTACCGGGCATTCTTGCTAAAATAAACGATGTTTTTGCCCGCCACAACATTAATATTGTGGGCGAATTTTTGGTGACCAACCCGCAAATCGGTTATGTAATTACGGATGTAAACACGGGTTATGATCCGGAAGTTTTAAATGAGCTGAAGGCGATTGAGCATACGATAAAGTTCAGGCTGCTATATTAG